A single genomic interval of Drosophila virilis strain 15010-1051.87 chromosome 2, Dvir_AGI_RSII-ME, whole genome shotgun sequence harbors:
- the Fbxl7 gene encoding F-box/LRR-repeat protein 7 gives MSHKTSTRRATDLECPLASLGRTSNGVRDQLAAAHYHHPHPLSSSPLDPQAYKMSRKSPNLGHNVNDTVANGELYPLASRSSTPHSDQQTPSSTATTAAVLHMVQQKAATFELRGRHTRHDQSNYGAHSTASVGRHAQAKKSPELQTMPAPATRTNAPVPQPRNFLTLDWLHGNSADTEDSSDNNAGGAASAGRRRGQGQGGRCSVPTVLGNGNSAQYLLDKKMESLYLGNALRALPLGAEASQYQNERYYLEDYSSGSGNERLPERLHHPRNSSPSETSGSDRYLLNRSTNSPANAFQLDHHHTKVQSLSDGLCNMGRFSPSLDQGYATLVSPSPTGHHPSSTGGIVVCSNPKNSSPSVVSGGVITSSTPTTTPRRGLTSSSSGTVNGTAIGPPPWNRKGPYRCGPYFDRLPDEAVVRIFSWLDSCELCNVARVCRRFEQLAWRPVLWKCITLRGEHLNGDKTLKMIFRQLCGQSCNGACPEVERVMLADGCRISDKGLQLLTRRCPELTHLQLQTCEGVSNQALVEALTKCSNLQHLDVTGCSQVSSISPNPHMEPPRRLLLQYLDLTDCMAIDDMGLKIVVKNCPQLVYLYLRRCIQITDAGLKFVPSFCVSLKELSVSDCVNITDFGLYELAKLGAALRYLSVAKCERVSDAGLKVIARRCYKLRYLNARGCEAVSDDSITVLARSCPRLRALDIGKCDVSDAGLRALAESCPNLKKLSLRNCDMITDRGVQCIAYYCRGLQQLNIQDCQISIEGYRAVKKYCKRCIIEHTNPGFC, from the exons atgtcaCACAAGACGAGCACACGACGTGCCACAGATCTGGAGTGTCCGCTGGCGTCGCTAGGGCGAACCAGCAATGGGGTGCGGGATCAGCTGGCGGCAGCCCACTACCATCATCCGCATCCGTTGAGCTCCAGTCCGTTAGACCCGCAAGCCTATAAGATGTCGCGCAAATCACCAAATCTGGGCCACAATGTTAACGACACCGTCGCCAACGGGGAGCTCTATCCATTAGCCTCTCGCAGCTCCACGCCGCACAGCGACCAGCAGACGCCATCGTCAACGGCCACCACGGCCGCTGTGCTGCACATGGTGCAGCAGAAGGCGGCCACATTCGAGCTGCGTGGCCGGCACACGCGGCATGATCAGTCCAACTATGGCGCACACTCCACCGCGTCTGTGGGCCGCCATGCGCAAGCAAAGAAATCCCCGGAACTGCAGACAATGCCTGCACCGGCAACCAGAACCAATGCTCCTGTGCCGCAGCCGCGCAACTTTCTTACACTGGACTGGCTGCATGGCAATAGCGCGGACACCGAAGACTCCAGCGACAATAACGCTGGAGGCGCTGCCAGCGCCGGTAGAAGACGTGGACAAGGCCAAGGCGGACGCTGCAGTGTGCCCACGGTGCTGGGCAATGGCAACAGTGCCCAGTATCTGCTGGACAAGAAGATGGAGTCTCTGTATCTGGGCAATGCGCTGCGTGCCCTGCCGTTGGGCGCCGAAGCCAGCCAGTACCAAAACGAGCGTTACTACTTGGAGGACTACAGCAGCGGGAGCGGCAACGAGCGATTGCCAG AACGTCTGCATCATCCGCGTAACTCCAGTCCCAGTGAGACGAGTGGCTCGGATCGTTATTTGCTAAATCGCAGCACCAACTCGCCCGCCAATGCCTTCCAGCTGGACCATCACCACACCAAAGTCCAAAGTCTATCCGATGGCCTGTGCAATATGGGTCGTTTTTCACCTAGCCTGGACCAAGGATATGCCACGCTGGTGTCGCCTTCGCCCACTGGCCATCATCCGAGCAGCACGGGTGGCATTGTTGTGTGCAGCAATCCCAAGAATAGCAGCCCTAGCGTGGTCAGCGGAGGTGTCATTACCAGCAGCACTCCCACAACAACTCCGCGGCGTGGattgaccagcagcagcagcggcacggTCAATGGCACAGCCATTGGGCCGCCACCCTGGAACCGTAAGGGTCCCTATCGCTGCGGGCCCTACTTTGACCGCCTGCCCGATGAGGCCGTTGTACGCATTTTCAGCTGGCTGGATAGCTGCGAGCTGTGCAATGTGGCACGCGTCTGTCGACGATTCGAGCAGCTCGCCTGGCGTCCGGTACTCTGGAAGTGCATCACGCTGCGCGGTGAGCATTTGAATGGTGACAAGACGCTGAAGATGATCTTCCGCCAGCTGTGCGGACAGAGCTGCAATGGCGCCTGCCCGGAGGTGGAACGCGTTATGCTCGCCGATGGCTGTCGCATTTCAGACAAAGGTCTGCAGTTGCTCACGCGTCGCTGTCCCGAACTGACGCATCTGCAGCTGCAGACCTGCGAGGGCGTGTCCAATCAGGCGCTGGTCGAGGCGCTCACCAAGTGTAGCAATCTACAGCATCTAGATGTGACGG GCTGTAGTCAGGTGAGCAGCATAAGTCCGAATCCGCATATGGAACCGCCGCGTCGTCTACTGCTGCAATATCTGGACCTGACCGATTGCATGGCCATCGATGACATGGGCCTCAAAATTGTGGTCAAAAATTGTCCACAGCTGGTGTATTTGTATCTGCGCCGCTGCATTCAAATTACAG ATGCGGGTCTGAAGTTTGTGCCCAGCTTTTGTGTTTCGCTAAAGGAGCTAAGCGTTTCGGACTGCGTCAACATCACGGACTTTGGCCTGTACGAGCTGGCCAAGCTGGGCGCCGCCTTGCGCTATCTATCTGTGGCCAAATGCGAGAGAGTCTCTGATGCGGGCCTGAAGGTCATTGCACGCCGCTGCTACAAGTTGCGCTATTTGAATGCGCGCGGCTGCGAGGCAGTCAGCGATGATTCCATCACAGTGCTGGCACGCTCCTGCCCCCGCTTGCGCGCCCTCGACATTGGCAAGTGCGATGTGAGCGATGCGGGTCTGCGCGCGCTCGCCGAGAGTTGCCCGAACCTGAAAAAGCTCAGCCTACGCAATTGTGATATGATTACGGACCGTGGCGTACAATGCATAGCCTATTACTGTCGCGGCCTGCAGCAGCTTAACATACAGGACTGCCAGATATCCATCGAGGGCTATCGGGCGGTCAAGAAGTACTGCAAGCGCTGCATCATTGAGCATACCAATCCAGGTTTCTGTTGA
- the blp gene encoding mitochondrial import inner membrane translocase subunit Tim16, whose amino-acid sequence MAKYIAQIIVLGGQAIGRAFAKALKQEIAASQEAAKRAGGGRQGDQSAESNLRTGMTLEEAKQILNVEDLKSVDSIVKNYEHLFNVNDRAKGGSFYLQSKVFRAKERLDQELKAQEQHQNSKHEQQAEEAPQSRARQRR is encoded by the exons ATGGCAAAATACATTGCTCAAATCATTGTGCTGGGTGGTCAGGCAATCGGACGCGCTTTTGCCAAGGCATTGAAGCAAGAAATAGCCGCATCGCAGGAGGCTGCCAAGCGTGCCGGTGGCGGTAGGCAAGGGGATCAGAGTGCCGAGTCGAACCTTCGTACGG GTATGACCCTCGAGGAGGCCAAGCAAATTTTAAACGTTGAGGACCTCAAGAGCGTGGATTCCATTGTCAAAAACTATGAGCATCTATTTAACGTCAATGATCGTGCAAAAGGCGGCTCATTTTATCTGCAATCCAAAGTCTTCCGTGCCAAGGAGCGTCTGGATCAGGAGTTAAAAGCACAGGAGCAGCATCAAAACTCGAAACACGAGCAACAAGCAGAAGAAGCGCCCCAAAGCAGAGCTAGGCAGAGACGTTAA
- the LOC26530833 gene encoding E3 ubiquitin-protein ligase RNF166, translated as MDDTEDYCAICLCRKHRIVSTPCKHTFCKRCLKKVYDVCPTKVCPLCRAPFEYYIRERGSGIKIVFLT; from the exons ATGGACGATACTGAGGACTATTGTGCAATTTGTCTATGCCGCAAACATCGCATTGTAAGCACCCCATGCAAGCACACATTCTGTAAGCGCTGTCTCAAGAAGGTCTACGATGTCTGCCCCACCAAGGTCTGTCCGCTGTGTCGAGCTCCTTTCGAGTATTATATT CGTGAACGTGGCTCTGGCATAAAGATCGTATTTTTGACATAG
- the LOC6631105 gene encoding uncharacterized protein: MVKPKTAKWQKNYEKLVQQQHLGQVKATNLSHQIHRLLIRHADIKLNIAQDGQKYAEKIEAMDHLRHLVDKLLHSKKLKLTPQKKESLRKMKMQLPSSSLLNRIRLMELLVKLPKNSGSSAGLHVDWLWYWHGKDIKRLKRQERGLDRLNKKTLHVISDIHDLQSIIKYVQKSQSSKFRIKPVIMRRHWLEPTNHGFDVKATIATTNKNYRKMLDVRPRFILQHVPKMMPNMYSYLDN, from the coding sequence atggtTAAGCCAAAAACGGCTAAATGGCAGAAAAACTACGAGAAGCTtgtccaacaacaacatcttgGGCAGGTGAAAGCGACGAACTTAAGCCACCAGATCCATCGGTTATTGATCAGACACGCAGACATAAAGCTCAACATTGCACAGGATGGTCAAAAGTATGCTGAGAAAATTGAAGCGATGGATCATTTGCGCCATCTAGTGGACAAACTGTTGCACTCAAAAAAACTAAAGCTGACTCcccaaaaaaaggaaagcctacgcaaaatgaaaatgcaactTCCTTCCAGTTCGCTATTGAATCGCATCAGGCTGATGGAGTTGTTGGTAAAGCTGCCCAAAAACTCTGGTAGCTCCGCAGGTCTCCATGTCGATTGGCTGTGGTATTGGCACGGAAAGGACATCAAACGGCTAAAGAGACAAGAGCGTGGACTGGATCGGCTCAATAAAAAGACGCTGCACGTCATCAGTGATATCCATGATTTGCAGTCCATAATCAAATATGTGCAAAAATCCCAATCCTCCAAGTTCCGCATCAAACCCGTCATCATGCGCAGGCACTGGCTGGAGCCCACCAATCACGGTTTCGATGTGAAGGCCACTATTGCCACGACGAACAAGAATTATCGCAAGATGCTAGACGTGCGTCCTCGTTTTATACTGCAGCATGTGCCAAAAATGATGCCCAATATGTATAGTTATCTGGATAATTAG
- the Sap47 gene encoding synapse-associated protein of 47 kDa isoform X11, whose translation MFSGLTNQFTSLVGAVKGGAGDEDVPVPTADAAGGAATTSSAEVVAASAEQEAAAAASGEQGLEGDEGAKSIPKSASLVDSLVSEATGWLGSAKGWLGNASIPSMPAMAMPSMPSMPAMPSIPSIPGLRKSGAADGSEGGEGAPDVNAAGAVSAGEDDDKSRYISATEGADSHPASGGGTPTGDEGQIGQGKGDEVKITTKVTQQAKHFGSFLSSAISKAGSKIKETVKDNTILDSFNKEQEAFIKGQGGAGNGAAPWIGHANETKIKEEILGLSQDRRNFVRAPPAGVDFEFSYDIAYPTAIAIMAEDKALETMRFELVPKIITEENFWRNYFYRVSLIIQAAELGTLGADGVGQASSGEDED comes from the exons ATGTTTTCGGGTCTAACAAATCAATTCACCTCGCTGGTGGGCGCAGTCAAGGGCGGCGCTGGCGATGAGGATGTGCCCGTGCCCACAGCCGATGCTGCCGGTGGCGCTGCAACCACATCTTCAGCCGAGGTGGTGGCCGCCTCAGCGGAACAAgaagctgcagccgctgccagCGGCGAGCAGGGACTCGAAGGCGATGAGGGTGCCAAAAG CATACCCAAATCAGCTTCCCTGGTAGATTCATTAGTCAGCGAAGCCAC TGGCTGGCTAGGCAGCGCCAAGGGCTGGTTGGGCAATGCTTCGATACCATCGATGCCAGCCATGGCAATGCCATCGATGCCATCGATGCCAGCGATGCCATCAATACCATCGATTCCCGGACTGCGTAAGAGCGGGGCTGCCGATGGATCTGAGGGCGGCGAAGGTGCTCCAGATGTCAATGCTGCGGGTGCTGTGAGTGCTGGCGAAGATGACGACAAGTCGAGGTATATTAG TGCTACAGAAGGCGCTGATTCGCATCCAGCATCGGGCGGCGGCACGCCCACTGGCGATGAGGGTCAAATTGGACAGGGTAAGGGCGATGAAGTGAAAA TTACCACAAAAGTAACTCAACAGGCCAAACATTTTGGATCATTCTTGTCATCGGCCATCAGCAAGGCTGGCAGCAAAATCAAGGAAACAGTCAAGGATAAT acCATTCTCGACTCGTTCAATAAGGAGCAGGAGGCATTCATTAAGGGTCAAGGCGGTGCTGGCAATGGAGCCGCCCCCTGGATTGGACATGCCAATGAGACAAAGATAAAGGAGGAAATTTTAGGATTATCACAGGATCGTCGCAACTTTGTGCGCGCTCCGCCAGCCGGCGTGGACTTTGAGTTTAGTTATGACATCGCATATCCCACTGCCATAGCCATTATGGCCGAGGATAAGGCGCTCGAAACGATGCGCTTTGAGCTGGTGCCCAAGAT CATTACTGAGGAGAACTTCTGGCGAAATTATTTCTATAGGGTCTCACTAATCATTCAGGCCGCCGAACTGGGCACTTTGGGCGCTGATGGTGTGGGCCAGGCTTCCAGCGGTGAAGATG